aatttttaaatttaggttGAAATCTAACtgagtttaataataattttgatttttataaacatcattaaaaaaaaattacacgacTTTTTAATGTTGGCatcgttaaaaaaaataaagaatattataaCGTTTCTTTAGTTTTCTTCCTTTGGTGACATTAACTTTTCATTCTTGTGTTACAATTTTTCTCAATTgcatttattttatagtttaatGCACACACAATTCATTAGTTTCCCATAAAATTTGGGTTCTTTACCGAGGATTCTGTTTTTGTGGTCAATGTCTCGAGGTATACGAACATATACACTGTCTGGTGGAAGATGATATACTGTTGAAGTTGAAATATATAGCCATAATAGAAAACTAACCGACAAGCATGACAAGTTTTTATCATTCAAAAAAGAATGACGAGTTTTACTTACTTAATTTTGTTTCATGgtatagtaaaagaaaaatatgtaacGAGACGAGGATCTCTGATCTGAGAAGAGGTACCGTGGTGACCTATAATTAGAGTGTTTATGGGTATAAATTATCAGTAAATTTAGATTCAcctaaacaaatttaaatagttTAGATTACATATTTTATGTGTTTAGATCAAATTTGAtccaatttatttaaatttgttgagTTTTAGTTTATGTTACAGGTTTTAATATTAAACGGGCTGACATGTGAATCCGGACCATTAATTCGTAATTtatattaacttattatttaattttatatgtaatatatattttttaattttaaaaaataaattactattatATCTTGCTTAACAATTAAGAGTAAGATTGCCTCTCATTTTTTGAGTTTTCATGATTTCACTCAATTACTCACAAAATGGATTCAACTCCTAGttagttataaaatatttatttaattttttaatttattttaaactattttagaTTTACCTAAGTTTTAACTGTATTACCCATTTAACTAGTTGAGAACATTGACATTTTTAAActatgatataattattttagtttttagatgATTAGGTTTAATAGGTGTAATATTTGAgcatgtttattatattttaattttaaattcatgtttaacATAGCATGTTACTTAGATGATGATAACGACAATAATATAATTCTTCTattgaactttttttataatttgactacacataaataatatattctatattttatttaataaaaaaattaacttataaaaaatattgaattttaaaaaataaaagataaatttaaatgttttaattcatgaACCCAAATCGTtcacaaacaaattaatttaaattatactttatcCAAATTATtgacaaacaaattaaatttgattaagttgaatgataaaattcttcaaactcaaTTAAAACCAACGCAGGTACATCCATACCTATAATTAAGCCCACTATGTGACAAAGGTCCACCGTTTGAGTCGTGATTTGTTTTTCCAACAGCAGAATCCCACAGAGATTGTACAATAGCTTAAAGTGGATGTGAGGTCTGCATCAATGCATGGAAAagacaaccttttttttttccttcaaagatgatatatatatatatgtagagagagagagaggaaacaatcaaattttcatatagaacaaaactaaaataaaactcacCATTAATGATTCAAGTGAAATTGGACTTCAATTCTTTAAGCAAAGCCTTTTtgatagaaattaatttatacatcaaaataaattgaaaagatgAGTTAAGAGCTATTTTTTCTTAAGTAAagattacattttaaattttgtgaatgaaaagaaaaatattagtaagtAATAATATGCTTTCTaacatattttgaaatatattttttattattgattaaaatttattaaaaattacataattttataatttttaacaaatttaagctaataataaagtttgtttaaaaaaatatatattatctttctaTCCTTTGTATAAGAAACAAAGAGATGTAATTCTTATTTCTTAGTTACAAGAAATATAGActcattattaaatatattattactaGTTTTATTCTACACCTTTAATTTAGTGTAAAGTCTACTAATAACACACACTCATCCCTCATCAAgtgttttcaatattttttctttctgattAAGTGTCTTCAATATTAACCATGTATAAGTTACATTACAGAGGACAAATTATTCCTTCAAtaagacacattttttttttaaaaataagtgtgttaattttttttagtaaatggTCAATTTATTCCATAATTTTCTCTTGTTatcattttagtctttaaaattaagaaaaacttaaataaatccacaaaattaactaatttttgtgGTTTGGACTTATTTgagtttttcttaatttcataGACTAAAATGATAATAAGATACAAATTTAGggattaaattgattatttattctcttttttatacattgttactttttttggtacatactagtatcttaaaatattatataatgattttatattgTCTCCGATCACAaactattatatatgataaatttattaattttgacaataattatatactttAGTCATATATCAatgataatttgtgattgaacGACAATGTATAATAGTTTTACAATGTGTATAGTCATTATTAAActctaattaaatttaactaaattatttttattattcttaattaattgattatttgttttttattgaaagGACCTAAGGTAATGTTGTTAACACTTGTACAGGAAAAAACAAGTGTTAAGAACTTCAGATACCTAcccaccaaaaaaaaacttaaatacttCTATTCCCTTAAATAATTTCATCAAACTTACTCAAATTAATTTGGACTACTGTGACTTTTCGgataataaaggaataaatgaaaaaaataggagTTCAAAATAATTGGAATACGAAGTTTGGATTGTCTTGTCACATTGACATTGTGTTGATCAGTTCCAAAGCAGACAAATTAGAAGCACCGGCATGCACCATGAAAACACCAATAAAGGAAATTTCTTGGTTTTTTAGTATTTAGCGTAGTTATATAAAGCATTATGGCCTGGTTAATTCAATCATCCATACCCCATCTGTAAAAGACACATTTTCTGGTGCACTCCGCCTAATTCTTGGCTCCTCAAAACAATTTTCCTTTGGAGTCATCGATTCTAACTCATAAGCTATTAGCTGTTGGAGctaaattgttatatataatctCAATGGCATGAATCATATAACATCTGCATTAGAATATAGCCAAAAAGGTTCTTGCCTCTTTAGAGTTACATTTTTTCTAGTTTATCCCAAATAAGTCATGGCTTCTGTTCTGTCCACTTCGTCAATTTCATTGGCTACTCTCTCCTTCAATTCTGGGGTCAGAAGAACAACCACTCACCAAATTAAGAACCTATCCATAATGGTAAGATAAACATTTACTTAGCAAAAACAAGTTTCTATCTTGCAGGGGCAAGTCGATCATCATTGGTTCAAATTAGTTTTCTTAAAGTTTGAGTTCTGAATATGCAAATGTTTCAAAAATTTGAAGGAAGAGTTGTCACTCATAATGATCCATTCTAATTTGATTAGAATCGATCATGAAAGATATATGTGGTCTTGtaggaaatgttttttttttaatcataagtgGTTCATATAATTTGTTTCCTTATGTAGGGAAGCTCTATGTTTGGTGAGCTAAAACTTGTGAATAAAGTCCAGTTAAAAAGGGCAACAAAAACGTCATTTGCACTCTCTGGTGGCATTAACACTATAATCTCGTGCTCCACGGTAATAATTTCACTCattttatgatattaaataCTTCTTTCCAATGTCTCTTGTAGGCTCCTTTAATTAATGTGTTCCATTTATTGGCTGAAGGCTGAACTAGAAACTCTGCAAATTGTACAAAGCACAATTGCGAAGCAGCTTTCTATTGATGAAGCCACTGTGACTCCCCAAACTAAATTTTCAGATTTGGGTGCTGATTCTCTTGACACCGTGAGGCCTCAAATTCTAACATTACTCTATAGTTGTGTCTCATGtatgatataaaataagtattaatcTGTGCATAAAGTGCATTGTCATATATGTTTTGGTATGCTTGTATTTGAACAGGTTGAAATCATGATGGCTTTGGAAGAGAAATTTGACATTTCCATTGGAGAGGGTGGAGCTGAGAACATCTCCACCGTTCAAGATGCTGCTGATCTGATTGAGAAGGTGACGAATGCTTCAACCTAAGCCAAGCTGCGTTCACATCATAGCTTTCATCACTATCCTTTTTAGATTTTGACAAAAATTGATTCAATAGAATGCTTAATTTCTAGTGGGTTGTCACATCTCCACATTTACTTAGTTTCCTCGAATAAAAGTGGCTAGCTCTTAAGTCTTTTGAATTGAAAAGATTGATTGCTTGAGGccataaattttcatttaacaGTTATCTATTTGAGTTTATAGCTTATACATGCTCAACCTTTGGAGTGTCAAGTATGTATGCATGAAGATATTTCGCTGAAATTTCTCATGAAATTAAACATTACATAGGTCCCAAATGGAAAGATAAAATATGGAAGAATAGCCTTTAATCCAAAGTAGTTATATTTTGAGTTTGTAACATAAAGCACTAAGTAAGCACCAGAGGACTAGCAAAAGCagaaattaacaaatataataactaCTTTCAAGCTTCATTGATTTCAACTGATCATAGAGATTTCAGAGTACAGAATTCGTATTTACAACAGccaaaaaattcaaaaggaaaaacaagttaaaaccatatatactaatatacaGAAGCTGGATTTCTACTCCTTTACATCCTCAGAATTCCATGAAGCATTGGTTCAATCTGCTGAAAAGACCCTGCATCATCCGAGCCATTTTATTGGTAGGTACTCATATTTACATatactatataataataataaggtgCCATGCATATTATGATATGATTGATGATTCCCTTTTGGAAATTAGAATCTGTGTTGCCGTTTGTACAGAAATTAAACGTAATCCCTCTGCCTCTGCCTCatgatattcaaatttcaaagccAAAACATCTCATTTCCCCTCTCAACAACGATCCAAAGCACTCATAATCACCCTGCAGACcataaaacaagaagaaaatttaGACACAAAAGAAATGGGCATGTAAATGCAAAGGGCATATGTGTCATCTCAAAGGgtgtagaaataaaaataaaaataaaaattagagaacCAATCGTAAATTGTCGGACTTCTATTCTCGGCACTCTCCACTGTTGACGATTTTCTCCTCGTGAGCTTCTTGAAATCACCGCCTGGTGCCTCCGCTGCaaattattttgttcttttgttaaaaaattgtcacaaaaagtttaataatgaatttttttcatggTATGATATCATAACTATTTTACTAAAAGTAAATTCTTAAAAAGTTACGTTAATCTCTGGATGATTTAATTGAAgaaattcaacaattttttttgccaAATTCAACTACTTCTTATTACTATAAATTACAAATACATACTTATGGTAATTTaacatacatattttaaaaaagacaaacaagAAAGAGAATAAGATTGCAAAGTAAGGGTTTGcgtttaggaaaaaaatattttcatcatGCATAAACTTTTTCTCCCAAAATGTACAATACTTACAGTGAGAAGATTATATGCTTCGCAAACTAGTTGAgagaatttataaaaatatattattttaacttgtaaaaaaggttttattataatttcttattttcttgtaaATACTAAACTAGATGATAAAAAATACACACTCCCTTGCTTTTAGTGATGTTATCTAATAAGAAGAattaaagtttatatatatatatatatatatatatatatatatatatatatatatatatatatatatatatatatcaaagatTGTGTTAGTGTTTGTATTTCGTTTAAAATGATCATAAAAAGGTTCAGTTTCTTTGTCTTTTGTCCGTTCATGCAAACAAAGCCTAAtacaaacaagaagaaaagaaaagaaacattcTGAGAAGACAatcaccaatatatatatatatatatatatatatatatatagagagagagagagagagagagagagagagagagagaagtgttaCGAGTCAAGGGGGTGCGAGGGGTGGTAGGCGCAGAAGGAgcagaggtggtggtggtggttccGAAACCAGATTGGGAGCGAACAATGGTGATGCTGCGACTTATCGGAACATGCTCCGCCACCGTTGACCGGACGGAGCTTCCGCCGGAGAACGAGTTGTACTTTCGGAGCTTCCCCAGACCCGTTTCCGGTGCTGGACCCGCCAACGTTTCGTCCCATAGTTTGTGAAGAAAACCcatgatcatatatatattttcttacaaatatttatatgtgttgtttatttcttttgttataaCTTGTAACTCAGAGATCAAAGATTAAGGGAACGAAACGACagagaaaacaagaaacaaattaagactttttttttctttttttttttagtgtgcGTTTGGCAAGCGTGTGAAGGTACTTATAATGAGAAACAGAAGGATGAGGATGAGAACGAAGACTTAATAGGTTTAAttggaattaattaattaattattgacaGCTACATATGTTAGTGTGTAAACTTAGCTCCGGCTAACACGGCTTTCTTTTCGGCCAGCAAAATATATACCCGTTGCTATGTTGGCTCAGGCTAATTTTGTACAttgcaaattaatttataatcccaaatatgcatttatattttatgacttgtgttttctttctgatctttttttcttttttgtgaatAATTGATGAATTGTGTTCATATTATTGACATTATAATAAAGCTCTTGAGAGACTTACGTGTAGCATACGTTGGTTTTTGACTTCATCACATGCATTTGGGAAGCATgtgaagaaataaattaaatagaataTATGCTATGGTTTGAAAGAGAAATTGGAAGGAAAGGACTTGGAAATTGCCACAAGAATTCTCATAATAAGGattaattaata
This region of Glycine max cultivar Williams 82 chromosome 7, Glycine_max_v4.0, whole genome shotgun sequence genomic DNA includes:
- the LOC100813498 gene encoding acyl carrier protein, chloroplastic; this translates as MASVLSTSSISLATLSFNSGVRRTTTHQIKNLSIMGSSMFGELKLVNKVQLKRATKTSFALSGGINTIISCSTAELETLQIVQSTIAKQLSIDEATVTPQTKFSDLGADSLDTVEIMMALEEKFDISIGEGGAENISTVQDAADLIEKVTNAST
- the LOC100820058 gene encoding dormancy-associated protein homolog 4 isoform X1, with translation MIMGFLHKLWDETLAGPAPETGLGKLRKYNSFSGGSSVRSTVAEHVPISRSITIVRSQSGFGTTTTTSAPSAPTTPRTPLTPEAPGGDFKKLTRRKSSTVESAENRSPTIYDWVIMSALDRC
- the LOC100820058 gene encoding dormancy-associated protein homolog 4 isoform X2; its protein translation is MIMGFLHKLWDETLAGPAPETGLGKLRKYNSFSGGSSVRSTVAEHVPISRSITIVRSQSGFGTTTTTSAPSAPTTPRTPLTPEAPGGDFKKLTRRKSSTVESAENRR